In Deinococcus arcticus, a genomic segment contains:
- a CDS encoding M16 family metallopeptidase — MELYTTGYLDNGLGFLIAPRPGAHLVHLAAYLDHGVKDEHEAENGISHLLEHLLFNPNNLTGTQGKQWEALAKSGARMEAWTGKEHTRLGLSCLPRDLPRVMAFVADVLRNPKVTKQALEHERKIVLDEIHRKRHRPEFLWTLVEEALYAPPYGMSILGSPEIVSGLNLKQMKQRALDACTPERTRLVIAGKVDSAAVRLIEEHFEDWYAAPLHHEYRPVEIVPRLIGVPSRSERVTLYLSFPGPALGDPDRPATEVFAALLGGGLRSRMFQRLREELGLVYAAQGGSSHWRRSGYLFMAMDLARDRVNEAFGQLSALMRELQTHPPDHDETDETRESFALRALQESEGPGLATKLAQHWLNDEVYFPTRAARMYRQVSAQDVQAAAGYLSTQQMALVGIGMNDTELAELLEVVA; from the coding sequence ATGGAACTGTACACGACGGGCTATCTGGACAATGGCCTGGGGTTTCTGATCGCGCCGCGTCCGGGGGCCCATCTGGTGCATCTGGCGGCGTATCTGGACCACGGCGTCAAGGACGAACACGAAGCCGAAAACGGCATCAGCCACCTGCTGGAGCACCTGCTGTTCAACCCCAACAACCTGACGGGCACGCAGGGCAAGCAGTGGGAGGCGCTGGCCAAGAGCGGCGCGCGCATGGAAGCCTGGACCGGCAAGGAGCACACCCGGCTGGGCCTGTCGTGCCTGCCGCGCGACCTGCCCAGGGTGATGGCTTTTGTGGCGGATGTACTGCGCAATCCCAAGGTGACCAAGCAGGCCCTGGAACACGAGCGCAAGATCGTGCTGGACGAGATTCACCGCAAGCGTCACCGCCCGGAATTCCTGTGGACCCTGGTGGAAGAGGCGCTATACGCGCCGCCCTACGGCATGTCCATTCTGGGCTCGCCGGAGATCGTCTCGGGGCTGAATCTCAAGCAGATGAAGCAGCGCGCCCTGGACGCCTGCACCCCGGAGCGCACCCGGCTGGTGATCGCCGGCAAGGTGGACAGCGCGGCCGTGCGCCTGATTGAAGAGCACTTTGAAGACTGGTATGCGGCGCCGCTGCACCACGAGTACCGCCCGGTGGAAATCGTGCCGCGCCTGATCGGGGTGCCCAGCCGCAGCGAACGCGTGACCCTGTACCTGTCGTTTCCGGGCCCGGCCCTGGGCGACCCCGACCGCCCGGCCACCGAGGTTTTTGCCGCGCTGCTGGGCGGCGGGCTGCGCTCGCGGATGTTTCAGCGCCTGCGTGAGGAATTGGGGCTGGTGTACGCCGCGCAGGGCGGCAGTTCGCACTGGCGGCGCAGCGGCTACCTGTTCATGGCCATGGACCTGGCGCGCGACCGGGTGAATGAGGCGTTTGGGCAGCTGAGCGCCCTGATGCGCGAACTGCAGACGCACCCACCCGACCACGACGAAACCGATGAAACGCGTGAATCCTTTGCCCTGCGCGCGCTGCAGGAATCCGAGGGTCCGGGGCTGGCCACCAAGCTGGCGCAGCACTGGCTGAACGACGAGGTGTATTTCCCCACCCGCGCCGCGCGCATGTACCGGCAGGTCAGCGCGCAGGACGTGCAGGCGGCGGCCGGCTACCTGAGCACCCAGCAGATGGCGCTGGTGGGCATTGGCATGAACGACACGGAACTCGCAGAACTGTTGGAGGTGGTCGCGTGA
- a CDS encoding lantibiotic dehydratase C-terminal domain-containing protein: MSGWLTAHLRWEALPKPRQVGAVRRALHDLSPEVRRWHYLWHAEGGLHLRVRVCARGAGSRARVLRQLQGCAAQVSEGRYVRDLQKFGGAQVYPHYEALFEASSERAALALAQPDPLAPLRAALADVTGVLGTFTPGQQHAARTALLAYAHMRLGAHRDPAGSWAPPVTSAWQPVLPPATAHHDPLAGALQLLHLHLNRLGLSLHGEALVYRAAAGNLPATPAPED; encoded by the coding sequence ATGAGCGGCTGGCTGACCGCGCACCTGCGCTGGGAGGCCCTGCCCAAGCCCAGGCAGGTGGGGGCAGTGCGCCGCGCCCTGCACGACCTCAGCCCGGAGGTGCGCCGCTGGCATTACCTGTGGCACGCCGAGGGCGGCCTGCACCTGCGGGTGCGGGTGTGCGCCCGGGGCGCCGGGTCACGCGCCCGCGTGCTCCGGCAGCTGCAGGGGTGCGCGGCGCAGGTCAGCGAGGGCCGGTATGTGCGCGACCTGCAGAAGTTTGGCGGCGCGCAGGTCTATCCGCACTACGAGGCGCTGTTTGAGGCCAGCAGCGAGCGCGCGGCTCTGGCCCTGGCGCAACCGGACCCACTGGCACCGCTGCGCGCCGCACTGGCCGATGTCACCGGGGTGCTCGGCACCTTCACGCCCGGCCAGCAGCACGCCGCCCGGACCGCGCTGCTGGCCTACGCCCATATGCGGCTGGGCGCACACCGCGACCCGGCCGGCAGCTGGGCGCCGCCCGTGACGTCCGCGTGGCAGCCTGTCCTGCCGCCCGCCACAGCGCACCACGACCCGCTTGCCGGCGCCCTGCAGCTGCTCCATCTGCACCTCAACCGCCTGGGGCTGAGCCTGCACGGGGAAGCGCTGGTGTACCGGGCGGCCGCCGGCAACCTCCCGGCAACCCCTGCGCCCGAAGACTGA
- a CDS encoding lantibiotic dehydratase, whose translation MPPIAAPPTALPAHPTLQLDAEFLYRVPLAPAALFDALRRATTLDDTLAVLGAWPLGPEALLVASPTLARECERPVRRAKTARHLTRSLHRYLSRASTRSVPFGLFAAVGAGVCSETAPPEAPSLHVEASALTGPVHAARPALEGALPAGLQVMLNPTAALRPEGVRWQPVTGGPERQAPLGGALWTLLARCQAPQPLRTLRPHLSGDLLRALLEADLLLSELHPYLSADPAHETRLRALGAPDPAPVRRAYRSAQSSAARMAVLREALGARGQDGEVQRALSVDAALSGRAALPPQVLNELRGGLLALRVSPEAAPEPVPWRAFVTALRAQAGDGRLPLREAVALFEALPSPGAPPAPWAGWPALLERSGPVLTLTDALLAALPDTAPPWTQPFDLLAWVLAPDHAALSRGQYTLALLGGSTPDPGQSTARLRAAHPNLPGPRLHAPAHTLPTALCLQHPHALANDTARCRPDSALELHVPGHPAVPAARRVNLTDLEVGVHQGRPELWCAQRGRPLHLTLPTLTRADGLGPAAQFLAALALYGRTPPRWRWGPLAGRAFLPRVVRGRCVLSAAHWRFPEWWREGRDLSDDTLRRWLCDVDAPVLVRVGRGDRQLTLDWQHAGHRDLIRAEWRAGAAGVSEALATPDQAWFAGPSGERHLFEGVFTVRP comes from the coding sequence GTGCCACCCATTGCCGCGCCCCCCACCGCCCTGCCGGCCCACCCCACCCTGCAGCTGGACGCTGAATTTCTGTACCGGGTGCCGCTGGCCCCGGCCGCCCTGTTTGACGCGCTGCGCCGCGCCACCACCCTGGACGACACGCTGGCGGTCCTGGGGGCATGGCCCCTGGGGCCCGAGGCCCTGCTGGTGGCCTCGCCCACCCTGGCGCGGGAATGTGAACGCCCGGTGCGCCGCGCCAAGACGGCCCGGCACCTGACCCGCAGCCTGCACCGTTACCTGAGCCGCGCCAGCACCCGCAGCGTGCCGTTCGGGCTGTTTGCCGCCGTGGGTGCGGGGGTCTGCTCGGAGACGGCGCCGCCCGAGGCCCCCAGCCTGCACGTGGAGGCCTCGGCGCTGACCGGGCCGGTCCATGCGGCGCGGCCAGCTCTGGAAGGTGCGTTGCCCGCCGGCCTGCAGGTGATGCTGAACCCCACAGCGGCCCTGCGCCCTGAGGGGGTGCGCTGGCAACCAGTAACCGGTGGCCCCGAGCGGCAGGCCCCCCTGGGCGGCGCCCTGTGGACGCTGCTGGCCCGCTGTCAGGCGCCGCAGCCGCTGCGGACCCTGCGCCCCCACCTGTCCGGCGACCTGCTGCGCGCCCTGCTGGAGGCTGACCTGCTGCTAAGTGAACTGCACCCCTACCTGAGCGCTGACCCTGCCCACGAAACCCGCCTGCGCGCCCTGGGCGCCCCCGACCCGGCGCCGGTTCGCCGGGCCTACCGGTCCGCCCAGAGCAGCGCCGCCCGCATGGCCGTTCTGCGGGAAGCCCTGGGCGCGCGGGGCCAGGACGGCGAGGTGCAGCGCGCCCTGAGTGTGGACGCCGCGCTGAGCGGGCGCGCGGCGCTGCCCCCACAGGTGCTCAACGAGCTGCGCGGCGGCCTGCTGGCCCTGCGCGTGAGCCCGGAGGCTGCGCCCGAGCCGGTGCCCTGGCGCGCCTTCGTGACGGCGCTGCGCGCCCAGGCAGGAGATGGCCGCCTGCCCCTGCGCGAAGCCGTGGCCCTGTTTGAAGCGCTGCCGTCCCCGGGAGCGCCGCCGGCCCCCTGGGCAGGGTGGCCGGCCCTGCTGGAGCGCAGCGGCCCCGTACTGACCCTGACCGACGCCCTGCTGGCGGCCCTGCCCGACACGGCCCCGCCCTGGACCCAGCCCTTTGATCTGCTGGCCTGGGTGCTGGCGCCGGACCACGCCGCCCTGAGCCGGGGCCAGTACACCCTGGCGCTGCTGGGGGGCAGCACGCCCGACCCCGGGCAAAGCACGGCCCGGCTGCGCGCGGCCCACCCGAACCTGCCCGGCCCCCGCCTGCACGCCCCGGCGCACACCCTGCCCACAGCGCTGTGCCTGCAGCACCCGCACGCCCTGGCCAATGACACCGCCCGCTGCCGCCCGGACAGCGCCCTGGAACTGCATGTGCCCGGCCATCCGGCGGTGCCGGCGGCGCGGCGGGTAAACCTGACGGACCTGGAAGTGGGGGTCCACCAGGGCCGCCCCGAACTGTGGTGTGCCCAGCGGGGCCGCCCCCTGCACCTGACCCTGCCCACCCTGACCCGCGCCGACGGCCTGGGGCCCGCCGCCCAGTTCCTGGCGGCCCTGGCTCTGTACGGGCGCACCCCGCCGCGCTGGCGCTGGGGCCCACTGGCCGGGCGGGCGTTTCTGCCGCGCGTGGTGCGCGGCCGGTGTGTGCTCAGCGCCGCCCACTGGCGCTTTCCAGAGTGGTGGCGCGAGGGGCGGGACCTGAGCGACGACACCCTGCGCCGCTGGCTCTGTGACGTGGACGCCCCGGTTCTCGTGCGGGTGGGGCGGGGTGACCGCCAGCTCACGCTGGACTGGCAGCATGCCGGCCACCGGGACCTGATCCGCGCCGAGTGGCGGGCCGGCGCCGCCGGGGTCAGCGAGGCGCTGGCCACGCCCGATCAGGCGTGGTTTGCCGGACCCAGCGGCGAGCGGCACCTGTTTGAAGGCGTGTTCACGGTCCGGCCATGA
- a CDS encoding MsnO8 family LLM class oxidoreductase, translating into MTLQLSVLDPVPLSAGQTPREALRGALELAAAAEAAGYRRIWYAEHHLPGASACPAPAVLVSAVAAQTSRLRVGAGGVALRHHAPWHVAETFATLDALYPGRIDLGIAGGVGADEATAARLEGRAAPLPERLQELDGALRTLGAGVEGWLLGSSERSAAQAARLGWHYGSGNVVGTPEPLAAYRAAHSGARHPGPRVALAVAVVCAETAAQALQLAGSHRAYLAGQGLAPGGQPVPPPSPQAALPGVLDAYPRLVVGDPGTVRAALSALARRYGADELVLLTITHCPAARRRSYELVAQALAAQPVPLPAPAPQPGGYA; encoded by the coding sequence ATGACGCTGCAACTCAGTGTGCTTGATCCGGTGCCGCTGTCGGCTGGTCAGACCCCGCGTGAGGCGCTGCGCGGCGCCCTGGAACTGGCCGCCGCTGCCGAAGCGGCCGGGTACCGGCGAATCTGGTACGCCGAGCACCACCTGCCCGGCGCCAGCGCCTGCCCGGCGCCGGCGGTGCTGGTCTCGGCGGTGGCCGCGCAGACCTCCCGGCTGCGGGTGGGGGCCGGGGGTGTGGCCCTGCGGCACCACGCGCCCTGGCACGTGGCCGAGACCTTCGCCACCCTGGACGCGCTGTATCCCGGCCGCATTGACCTGGGCATTGCCGGCGGCGTGGGCGCCGACGAGGCGACAGCCGCCCGCCTGGAAGGCCGCGCCGCGCCGCTGCCGGAGCGCCTGCAGGAACTGGACGGCGCCCTGCGCACCCTGGGCGCCGGCGTGGAGGGCTGGCTGCTGGGCAGCAGTGAACGCAGCGCTGCCCAGGCCGCGCGGCTGGGCTGGCACTACGGCAGCGGCAACGTGGTGGGCACCCCTGAACCCCTGGCGGCGTACCGCGCGGCGCACAGCGGGGCCCGGCACCCGGGGCCCCGGGTGGCCCTGGCCGTGGCGGTGGTGTGCGCTGAAACAGCTGCCCAGGCCCTGCAGCTGGCCGGCAGCCACCGGGCCTATCTGGCCGGGCAGGGGTTGGCGCCCGGGGGCCAGCCGGTGCCGCCGCCCAGCCCTCAGGCGGCCCTGCCGGGGGTACTGGACGCCTATCCCCGGCTGGTGGTGGGCGACCCGGGCACGGTGCGCGCCGCCCTGAGCGCCCTGGCCCGCCGCTACGGCGCCGACGAACTCGTGCTGCTCACCATCACGCACTGCCCGGCCGCCCGGCGCCGCTCCTATGAGCTGGTGGCCCAGGCGCTGGCCGCCCAGCCTGTGCCGCTTCCTGCTCCCGCTCCTCAGCCCGGAGGTTACGCATGA
- a CDS encoding radical SAM/SPASM domain-containing protein: protein MTAPLLKRSRYTLQARHERGVYLHNTFTGKGALYPARALELLRRTQPDPADALTKRLREEGHLIAHDTDEFALAKRQQLSAFFRDDVLHLILFSTEQCNFRCTYCYEKFLHGQMRPEVREGVKALVSRRAPGLKLLSISWFGGEPLHAHEVVQELSAHFTALSAEHGFKYMAHATTNGFYLTPELAPQLIENGLRDFQITLDGPQDIHDRTRQLQGGGGSFDTIWANLLFLKASALDFTCTLRINFSPDNYDQTPAFISLLGETFGHDPRFQLHTHPVGRWGGEGDDELNVYEQDDGFDRAIPLYEHARSCGLGMRHANLNPFGSVCYAARGNSFAIRTSGQVVKCTVALDDERNHVGQLHADGTLQLDQARLLPWVQDNALTDTTCQSCAIRPSCHGAACPLEKMDHGRQPCPDIKRNFKKFLPLMLEPIPDFLHLEVLS, encoded by the coding sequence ATGACCGCCCCCCTGCTTAAACGCTCGCGCTACACCCTGCAGGCCCGGCACGAGCGCGGTGTGTATCTGCACAACACCTTCACGGGCAAGGGCGCGCTGTACCCGGCGCGGGCGCTGGAGTTGCTGCGGCGTACCCAGCCCGACCCGGCCGATGCGCTGACCAAGCGCCTGCGCGAAGAGGGCCACCTGATTGCCCACGACACCGACGAGTTTGCCCTGGCCAAACGCCAGCAGCTCTCGGCATTTTTCCGCGACGACGTGTTGCACCTGATTCTGTTTTCCACCGAGCAGTGCAATTTCCGCTGCACCTACTGCTACGAGAAATTTCTGCACGGACAGATGCGCCCAGAGGTGCGCGAGGGGGTCAAGGCGCTCGTCAGCCGCCGCGCGCCAGGTCTGAAGCTGCTGTCCATCTCGTGGTTTGGCGGCGAGCCGCTGCACGCGCACGAGGTGGTGCAGGAGCTCTCTGCGCACTTCACGGCCCTGAGTGCCGAGCACGGTTTCAAGTACATGGCCCACGCCACCACCAACGGCTTTTACCTGACCCCGGAACTGGCCCCGCAGCTCATCGAAAACGGCCTGCGCGACTTTCAGATCACGCTGGACGGCCCGCAGGACATTCATGACCGCACCCGGCAGTTGCAGGGCGGCGGCGGCTCGTTCGACACCATCTGGGCCAACCTGCTGTTCCTCAAAGCCTCGGCGCTGGATTTCACCTGTACCCTGCGCATCAACTTCAGCCCGGACAACTATGACCAGACGCCCGCCTTTATCTCGCTGCTGGGCGAGACCTTCGGGCACGATCCGCGGTTTCAGCTGCACACCCACCCGGTGGGCCGCTGGGGCGGCGAGGGGGACGACGAGCTGAACGTCTATGAGCAGGACGACGGCTTTGACCGCGCCATTCCGCTGTACGAGCACGCGCGCAGCTGCGGCCTGGGCATGCGCCACGCCAACCTGAATCCTTTTGGCAGCGTGTGCTACGCCGCACGCGGCAATTCCTTTGCCATTCGCACCTCCGGGCAGGTGGTCAAATGCACGGTGGCCCTGGACGACGAACGCAACCACGTGGGCCAGCTGCACGCCGACGGCACCCTGCAGCTGGATCAGGCCCGGCTGCTGCCCTGGGTGCAGGACAATGCCCTGACCGATACCACCTGTCAGTCCTGCGCCATTCGCCCCTCGTGCCACGGCGCGGCGTGCCCGCTGGAAAAGATGGACCACGGCCGCCAGCCCTGCCCGGACATCAAGCGCAATTTCAAGAAGTTCCTGCCCCTCATGCTCGAGCCCATCCCCGACTTCCTCCATCTCGAGGTGCTGTCATGA
- a CDS encoding DUF6428 family protein, translating into MSQPFPVPGLSGPLTTEALITALRTLPQRPLRFHLHGEQLVPAGYHVTEVKAVTIEAMDCGGHASAWRETVIQLMDGSAEERVAGFMTNRKFLAIYDRVVKHIPVRPDAEVRFEYGNAATPALQYHVTHVDVAAEQMTVHLRAPGVECKAGARCGAPAGASAKACAPEGSCCAPPARVSLGG; encoded by the coding sequence ATGTCCCAGCCCTTTCCCGTTCCTGGCCTGAGTGGGCCCCTCACCACCGAGGCGCTGATCACGGCCCTGCGCACCCTGCCCCAGCGCCCGCTGCGGTTTCACCTGCACGGCGAACAGCTGGTCCCGGCGGGCTACCACGTGACGGAAGTCAAGGCCGTGACCATCGAGGCGATGGACTGCGGCGGCCACGCCAGTGCGTGGCGCGAGACGGTGATTCAGCTGATGGACGGCTCGGCCGAAGAAAGGGTGGCCGGCTTCATGACGAACCGCAAATTCCTGGCCATCTACGACCGCGTGGTGAAGCACATTCCCGTGCGCCCTGACGCCGAAGTGCGCTTTGAATATGGGAACGCCGCAACCCCAGCGCTGCAGTACCACGTGACGCACGTTGACGTGGCCGCAGAGCAGATGACGGTGCATCTGCGTGCGCCTGGGGTGGAGTGCAAGGCTGGGGCCCGTTGCGGGGCGCCTGCCGGGGCCTCCGCCAAGGCATGTGCGCCGGAAGGGAGCTGCTGCGCGCCCCCGGCTCGGGTGTCGCTTGGCGGCTAA
- a CDS encoding ArsR/SmtB family transcription factor — MDFDGTATVFKALGDAHRLRALHFLATADAGCCSTGQGVCTCDVQQQLGLSQPTTSHHMKLLVEAGLVHAEKRSKWTYYTLSPRGLLVARTALDGLLAAAPSAQEAI, encoded by the coding sequence ATGGATTTCGATGGAACAGCAACTGTATTCAAGGCGCTGGGAGACGCGCACCGCCTCCGGGCGCTGCATTTCCTGGCCACTGCAGATGCCGGCTGCTGCTCGACTGGACAGGGGGTCTGTACCTGCGATGTGCAGCAGCAGCTGGGCCTGAGCCAGCCCACAACCAGTCACCACATGAAGCTGCTTGTGGAGGCCGGTCTGGTGCACGCTGAAAAACGCAGCAAATGGACGTATTACACGCTCAGTCCCCGGGGCCTGTTGGTTGCCCGCACAGCGCTGGATGGGCTACTGGCAGCGGCGCCGTCCGCCCAGGAGGCCATATGA
- a CDS encoding cellulose binding domain-containing protein yields MFRFPRIRPQLLLTALLSLAACSQGPEPGSPQTTRSALQGQATGLTATFDSTGAWDTGFTGRITLRNPGPSAIQGWTLKFKFNGTAAAGSSVWGAGGAISRDSSGLYTVTPNSWGGATIPAGGSVTIGYDGSGQLSGVNTCTLNGASCSGTVTPPPGGDTTAPTVSLSASPGAVTSAGAVSLSASAGDNVGVTKVEFYQGSTLLGTDTTAPYTASENVTSAHNGTRTYTARAFDAAGNSTSASASVTVSIGTTPPPPTGKAIYVGYAGTWQTSVNDLTTSTVPPYYTDLNLSFARPDTTYVRGSYAFDQAVAGFEFAEGASTPNGQRKFTAAQAQTLRNNIAALKARGTRVWVSVGGWSYSQGSQWSNFSAARVVDLAQDLGASGVDIDWESSGSTCNKLDAAQFACTKDAEIKNIINTLDAEIAARGLNLQISIAGWSTGAYYVKGTPWEEGKVQWGSPFGGTMYRVVRDLGAKIDRVNLMSYDGGTYYDPREGYESYRAIYSGPIAMGLEVAPEGSGGAVLKLNAEPGTVYDAEMNTGTNNEATRYYNVETLATYMKNRGRPGDGMMLWQIWKERVYAKPPAGAAGVNATGQKVCQILAVTPTCTGTVPDLPPTQ; encoded by the coding sequence ATGTTCCGATTTCCACGTATCCGTCCACAGTTGCTGTTGACTGCGCTGCTCTCGCTGGCGGCGTGTTCTCAGGGACCTGAACCGGGGTCGCCCCAGACCACCCGCTCTGCGCTGCAGGGGCAGGCGACGGGATTGACGGCGACGTTTGACAGCACGGGGGCGTGGGACACGGGCTTTACCGGCCGCATTACCCTGCGCAACCCTGGCCCCAGCGCCATCCAGGGCTGGACCCTGAAGTTCAAGTTCAATGGCACTGCCGCTGCGGGCAGTTCGGTCTGGGGCGCCGGCGGCGCCATCAGCCGGGACAGCAGCGGGCTGTACACCGTCACTCCCAACAGCTGGGGCGGGGCCACCATTCCGGCGGGCGGCAGTGTCACCATCGGCTATGACGGCAGCGGGCAGCTCAGTGGGGTGAACACCTGCACCCTGAACGGCGCCAGTTGCAGTGGCACGGTGACGCCCCCGCCCGGGGGCGACACCACGGCCCCCACGGTGAGCCTGAGTGCGAGCCCAGGTGCGGTGACCAGTGCCGGTGCAGTGAGTTTGAGTGCCAGTGCGGGCGATAACGTGGGGGTGACGAAGGTGGAGTTCTATCAGGGCTCGACCTTGCTGGGGACAGATACGACGGCGCCGTATACGGCAAGTGAGAACGTGACGAGTGCCCACAATGGCACGCGGACGTACACGGCCAGAGCGTTTGATGCGGCGGGGAACAGCACTTCCGCGTCCGCCTCGGTCACTGTCTCCATCGGCACCACGCCCCCACCACCCACGGGGAAAGCCATTTACGTGGGTTACGCCGGGACCTGGCAGACGAGCGTCAACGACCTCACGACCAGCACTGTTCCGCCCTATTACACCGACCTGAACCTGTCGTTCGCGCGGCCAGATACGACGTATGTGAGGGGCAGCTACGCCTTCGATCAGGCGGTGGCGGGCTTCGAGTTTGCCGAAGGGGCCAGCACACCCAATGGGCAGCGCAAGTTCACAGCCGCCCAGGCCCAGACGCTGCGCAACAACATTGCCGCTCTGAAGGCGCGCGGCACCCGGGTGTGGGTGAGTGTGGGGGGCTGGTCGTACAGCCAGGGCAGCCAGTGGAGCAACTTCAGCGCCGCGCGCGTGGTGGACCTTGCGCAGGACCTGGGCGCCAGTGGCGTGGATATTGACTGGGAATCCAGCGGCAGCACCTGCAACAAGCTGGACGCCGCGCAGTTTGCCTGCACCAAGGACGCCGAGATCAAGAACATCATCAATACCCTGGACGCCGAGATTGCCGCGCGCGGTCTGAACCTGCAGATCAGCATTGCGGGCTGGAGCACGGGGGCCTACTACGTGAAGGGCACCCCCTGGGAGGAGGGCAAGGTGCAGTGGGGCAGTCCCTTCGGGGGCACCATGTACCGCGTGGTGCGCGATCTGGGCGCCAAGATTGACCGCGTGAACCTCATGTCCTACGACGGCGGCACCTACTACGACCCGCGTGAGGGGTACGAGAGCTACCGCGCCATTTACAGCGGCCCCATTGCCATGGGTCTGGAGGTGGCTCCTGAAGGCAGCGGCGGCGCCGTGCTGAAACTGAATGCCGAACCTGGGACCGTCTACGACGCCGAGATGAATACCGGCACCAACAACGAGGCCACCCGCTATTACAACGTGGAAACCCTGGCCACCTACATGAAGAACAGGGGCCGCCCCGGCGATGGCATGATGCTGTGGCAGATCTGGAAAGAGCGTGTGTATGCCAAGCCGCCTGCCGGCGCAGCAGGCGTGAACGCCACCGGGCAGAAGGTCTGCCAGATTCTGGCCGTGACCCCCACCTGCACCGGTACTGTGCCGGACCTGCCGCCCACGCAGTAA
- a CDS encoding phosphoribosyltransferase produces MTTSLSWPHLPKVFQDRTEAGQLLGAVLAARGPWPSAVVLALPRGGVPVAAEVAQALQAPLDVVLVRKLGLPTAPEVAMGALASGGVKWLNEALMARLSVSVGALAQVQAREAQELARREALYRAGRSPLNLTGHTALLVDDGLATGATMRAAVQAGRFLGAERIVVAVPVAPPETCADLRAEADEVVCLHTPPHFQAVGQFYGDFTQTTDDEVLALLAGP; encoded by the coding sequence GTGACCACCAGCCTCTCGTGGCCTCACCTCCCCAAGGTTTTTCAGGACCGGACAGAAGCTGGGCAGCTGCTGGGCGCAGTTCTGGCGGCCCGTGGCCCCTGGCCCAGCGCCGTGGTCCTGGCCCTACCGCGGGGTGGCGTGCCGGTGGCGGCTGAGGTGGCGCAGGCGCTGCAGGCACCACTGGACGTAGTTCTGGTGCGCAAATTGGGGCTGCCCACGGCCCCGGAAGTGGCGATGGGCGCGCTGGCCTCCGGAGGGGTGAAGTGGCTGAACGAGGCGCTGATGGCCCGCCTGAGTGTCTCGGTCGGCGCGCTGGCGCAGGTGCAGGCCCGCGAGGCACAGGAACTGGCCCGCCGCGAGGCCCTGTACCGCGCTGGCCGGAGTCCCCTGAACCTCACGGGCCACACGGCCCTGCTGGTGGACGACGGCCTGGCCACAGGCGCCACCATGCGCGCGGCGGTGCAGGCCGGGCGGTTCCTGGGCGCGGAGCGGATCGTGGTGGCGGTGCCGGTGGCCCCACCCGAGACCTGTGCCGACCTGCGCGCCGAGGCCGACGAGGTGGTGTGCCTGCACACGCCGCCCCACTTTCAGGCTGTGGGCCAGTTCTACGGCGATTTCACGCAGACGACCGACGACGAGGTGCTGGCCCTGCTGGCTGGGCCCTGA